A section of the Macadamia integrifolia cultivar HAES 741 chromosome 9, SCU_Mint_v3, whole genome shotgun sequence genome encodes:
- the LOC122089837 gene encoding serine/threonine-protein phosphatase 7 long form homolog isoform X2 gives MADQMVTLMCRWDGRITTGPQGADYEGGRLKGIRVNCRTSYSELLGRMYEITKYDRRQFNIKMTCRYPMSKGYIAYEIDDKDATEIMLELGRQQNGHGVELYLEEDQVHINNEQDDHQIIQSGLFTHMLVQDTNTQLVTECPADPEQLVPGPIDTSVLTLQGDHRSQAIWDGEDIGILKCTQRIGRLADWPLHSDLVSDFDAAGTLSWGSAALAFLMRELCRATSRRMSEIAGCLTLLQLWAWERLRIGFPNKRDPQTPPGGASTTDNGSLGASEIAVQMPTDQMPTDVAMQSPTDVSLPVADEQSNSLADPLGCRWNVPMSHTESPKTVLRYYRSQLDHLTDDQVIWQPYAPEILAALPEICRSDQDVWRTIAPLICFDIVEWHLPQRVLRQFGLQNTIPENANIDQGLHSITRQGRPTIDWKVHHAEYITLWENRWSTIAVGTPENGSVHCNGQYMEWYRRITRRFVGHPNDTPVMRYQLRGHDQQILVRCMTNMHSRISTTLENLTPTCTCGAQSTFEELRDMIDGALQQVREGRQTEPAPVVAPATGRKYTRKRHKVEKHSK, from the exons ATGGCAGACCAGATGGTAACACTCATGTGTCGTTGGGATGGGAGGATTACAACTGGACCACAGGGCGCGGATTATGAAGGTGGCAGGCTGAAAGGCATCCGTGTCAACTGTAGAACGAGTTACTCAGAATTGTTGGGTCGGATGTATGAGATCACAAAGTATGACAGGAGGCAGTTTAATATTAAGATGACGTGCAGGTACCCAATGTCCAAGGGCTACATAGCCTATGAGATTGATGACAAAGATGCCACGGAGATTATGCTTGAATTGGGAAGACAGCAAAACGGCCATGGGGTAGAGTTGTACTTGGAAGAAGATCAAGTGCACATCAACAATGAACAAGATGATCATCAGATCATTCAGAGTGGTCTGTTCACTCATATGCTTGTCCAAG ACACCAATACTCAATTGGTCACTGAGTGTCCTGCTGACCCAGAGCAATTAGTCCCTGGGCCTATTGATACCAGTGTGCTCACACTACAAGGAGATCATAGATCCCAGGCTATATGGGATGGTGAG GACATTGGGATATTGAAATGTACTCAGAGAATAGGGCGTTTAGCAGATTGGCCTTTGCATTCTGATCTTGTCAG TGACTTCGATGCAGCTGGGACACTGAGCTGGGGTAGTGCCGCATTAGCATTCTTGATGCGAGAGTTGTGTAGGGCTACTTCTCGGCGAATGTCTGAGATTGCTGGTTGTTTAACCCTATTGCAG TTATGGGCATGGGAGCGATTGCGTATTGGTTTCCCTAATAAACGCGACCCTCAGACTCCTCCAGGAGGTGCTTCAACTACTGATAATGGTTCACTTGGTGCTTCAGAAATTGCAGTTCAGATGCCAACAGATCAAATGCCAACAGATGTGGCAATGCAATCCCCAACAGATGTGTCGCTACCGGTAGCAGATGAGCAGTCAAACTCTCTTGCAGATCCATTAGGGTGCAG GTGGAATGTACCAATGTCACACACTGAGAGCCCAAAGACTGTTTTGCGTTACTATAGATCTCAACTTGACCATCTGACGGATGATCAG GTTATTTGGCAACCATATGCCCCTGAGATTTTGGCAGCATTACCTGAAATATGTAGGAGTGATCAGGATGTGTGGCGGACAATAGCACCCCTTATTTGCTTTGACATTGTAGAGTGGCACTTACCTCAGAGAGTTCTACGTCAATTTGGTCTACAGAACACAATTCCAGAAAATGCAAATATTGACCAGGGACTCCATAGCATCACAAGACAGGGGAGGCCCACTATAGATTGGAAGGTACATCATGCTGAGTATATCACTCTATGGGAAAATCGCTGGTCAACCATTGCTGTGGGAACTCCTGAGAATGGTTCAGTGCACTGTAATGGTCAATATATGGAGTGGTATCGTCGCATCACTCGTCGCTTTGTTGGTCATCCCAATGATACACCAGTTATGCGCTACCAACTTAGGGGACATGATCAACAGATATTG GTTAGGTGCATGACTAATATGCATTCCCGTATCAGTACGACCCTTGAAAATCTCACTCCTACATGTACATGTGGTGCACAATCGACATTTGAGGAGCTTAGAGATATGATAGATGGTGCACTACAGCAGGTTCGAGAAGGACGTCAGACTGAGCCAGCCCCAGTAGTAGCACCTGCAACTGGTCGGAAATATACTAGAAAGCGGCACAAAGTTGAGAAGCACAGTAAATAA
- the LOC122089837 gene encoding serine/threonine-protein phosphatase 7 long form homolog isoform X1: protein MADQMVTLMCRWDGRITTGPQGADYEGGRLKGIRVNCRTSYSELLGRMYEITKYDRRQFNIKMTCRYPMSKGYIAYEIDDKDATEIMLELGRQQNGHGVELYLEEDQVHINNEQDDHQIIQSGLFTHMLVQDTNTQLVTECPADPEQLVPGPIDTSVLTLQGDHRSQAIWDGEDIGILKCTQRIGRLADWPLHSDLVRYVTRAGLYHLSRVNGMRMDRPLITALVERWRRETHTFHLPVGEMAITLQDTAVLLGLRVHGDPVTGRTDYTWAELCKDLLGRKPEAQYLSGSSLKMTWLYTHFHQLPEGASPMVQEQYARAYMLYLLGSTIFVDKSGDSVQLIYLPLLSDFDAAGTLSWGSAALAFLMRELCRATSRRMSEIAGCLTLLQLWAWERLRIGFPNKRDPQTPPGGASTTDNGSLGASEIAVQMPTDQMPTDVAMQSPTDVSLPVADEQSNSLADPLGCRWNVPMSHTESPKTVLRYYRSQLDHLTDDQVIWQPYAPEILAALPEICRSDQDVWRTIAPLICFDIVEWHLPQRVLRQFGLQNTIPENANIDQGLHSITRQGRPTIDWKVHHAEYITLWENRWSTIAVGTPENGSVHCNGQYMEWYRRITRRFVGHPNDTPVMRYQLRGHDQQILVRCMTNMHSRISTTLENLTPTCTCGAQSTFEELRDMIDGALQQVREGRQTEPAPVVAPATGRKYTRKRHKVEKHSK, encoded by the exons ATGGCAGACCAGATGGTAACACTCATGTGTCGTTGGGATGGGAGGATTACAACTGGACCACAGGGCGCGGATTATGAAGGTGGCAGGCTGAAAGGCATCCGTGTCAACTGTAGAACGAGTTACTCAGAATTGTTGGGTCGGATGTATGAGATCACAAAGTATGACAGGAGGCAGTTTAATATTAAGATGACGTGCAGGTACCCAATGTCCAAGGGCTACATAGCCTATGAGATTGATGACAAAGATGCCACGGAGATTATGCTTGAATTGGGAAGACAGCAAAACGGCCATGGGGTAGAGTTGTACTTGGAAGAAGATCAAGTGCACATCAACAATGAACAAGATGATCATCAGATCATTCAGAGTGGTCTGTTCACTCATATGCTTGTCCAAG ACACCAATACTCAATTGGTCACTGAGTGTCCTGCTGACCCAGAGCAATTAGTCCCTGGGCCTATTGATACCAGTGTGCTCACACTACAAGGAGATCATAGATCCCAGGCTATATGGGATGGTGAG GACATTGGGATATTGAAATGTACTCAGAGAATAGGGCGTTTAGCAGATTGGCCTTTGCATTCTGATCTTGTCAGGTATGTTACAAGAGCAGGACTCTATCACTTGTCTAGGGTTAATGGTATGAGGATGGATCGTCCATTGATCACTGCGTTAGTAGAGCGATGGCGCCGTGAGACCCACACGTTTCATCTTCCAGTGGGTGAGATGGCCATTACTCTACAAGATACAGCAGTTCTCCTTGGACTTCGTGTACATGGTGACCCAGTGACTGGTAGGACTGACTACACATGGGCAGAGCTCTGCAAGGACTTATTGGGGAGGAAGCCAGAGGCACAGTACTTGAGTGGATCATCACTAAAGATGACCTGGCTATATACACATTTTCACCAACTTCCAGAGGGCGCTAGTCCTATGGTTCAGGAGCAGTATGCCCGGGCATACATGTTGTACTTGCTCGGAAGTACTATATTTGTAGATAAGTCTGGAGATTCTGTCCAGTTGATTTATCTTCCCCTCCTCAGTGACTTCGATGCAGCTGGGACACTGAGCTGGGGTAGTGCCGCATTAGCATTCTTGATGCGAGAGTTGTGTAGGGCTACTTCTCGGCGAATGTCTGAGATTGCTGGTTGTTTAACCCTATTGCAG TTATGGGCATGGGAGCGATTGCGTATTGGTTTCCCTAATAAACGCGACCCTCAGACTCCTCCAGGAGGTGCTTCAACTACTGATAATGGTTCACTTGGTGCTTCAGAAATTGCAGTTCAGATGCCAACAGATCAAATGCCAACAGATGTGGCAATGCAATCCCCAACAGATGTGTCGCTACCGGTAGCAGATGAGCAGTCAAACTCTCTTGCAGATCCATTAGGGTGCAG GTGGAATGTACCAATGTCACACACTGAGAGCCCAAAGACTGTTTTGCGTTACTATAGATCTCAACTTGACCATCTGACGGATGATCAG GTTATTTGGCAACCATATGCCCCTGAGATTTTGGCAGCATTACCTGAAATATGTAGGAGTGATCAGGATGTGTGGCGGACAATAGCACCCCTTATTTGCTTTGACATTGTAGAGTGGCACTTACCTCAGAGAGTTCTACGTCAATTTGGTCTACAGAACACAATTCCAGAAAATGCAAATATTGACCAGGGACTCCATAGCATCACAAGACAGGGGAGGCCCACTATAGATTGGAAGGTACATCATGCTGAGTATATCACTCTATGGGAAAATCGCTGGTCAACCATTGCTGTGGGAACTCCTGAGAATGGTTCAGTGCACTGTAATGGTCAATATATGGAGTGGTATCGTCGCATCACTCGTCGCTTTGTTGGTCATCCCAATGATACACCAGTTATGCGCTACCAACTTAGGGGACATGATCAACAGATATTG GTTAGGTGCATGACTAATATGCATTCCCGTATCAGTACGACCCTTGAAAATCTCACTCCTACATGTACATGTGGTGCACAATCGACATTTGAGGAGCTTAGAGATATGATAGATGGTGCACTACAGCAGGTTCGAGAAGGACGTCAGACTGAGCCAGCCCCAGTAGTAGCACCTGCAACTGGTCGGAAATATACTAGAAAGCGGCACAAAGTTGAGAAGCACAGTAAATAA
- the LOC122089700 gene encoding induced stolen tip protein TUB8-like, with protein MPTPAEEKAKATEEAIADASTPTETEEPLRLETSNVAEPAPVEEVKERRKKEATATEQDSTLEREAAAAAKAEAPAAMMVETVTTVDEDDAKTVDPIEETIIAVSAPAAPIEEPAMAMPEKEAEGESTSMALVETKEEEIADAAPPPPI; from the coding sequence ATGCCTACTCCTGCTGAGGAAAAGGCTAAAGCTACTGAAGAAGCTATTGCCGATGCATCGACACCAACAGAGACGGAAGAGCCCTTGAGGCTGGAGACTAGCAATGTTGCAGAGCCGGCACCGGTGGAGGAagtgaaggagagaagaaagaaagaggcgACAGCAACAGAACAAGATTCGACATTGGAACGGGAAGCGGCAGCCGCAGCGAAAGCTGAGGCGCCAGCGGCTATGATGGTTGAGACGGTAACCACCGTTGATGAAGACGATGCCAAGACCGTTGATCCTATTGAAGAAACCATCATAGCAGTATCTGCTCCTGCAGCCCCGATTGAGGAACCGGCAATGGCAATGCCAGAGAAGGAAGCAGAGGGAGAGTCAACTTCCATGGCATTAGTTGAAacgaaagaggaagaaatagcTGATGCTGCGCCACCACCTCCGATTTAA